CCGCGGACGGGCTATTCCGCCTTGCCGATGTTATTGAAAGTAAACCCGAAGCGGCCTACATTGAATTCGGTGCCAATGACTGCTTCCAGCTCATGGACCCTCAGCAGACCAAACTGAATATCTCCAGCATGGTCGAAGCATTTCAGGAAGCGGCTATCCCGGTCCTGCTGCTCGGATTCAAACCCATGAACTTTACCCCCCAATCCTACGCCACTGAATTCAACTCCATTTTCAGGGAAGTTGCCGAAAAATTCAGCATCCCTCTTTATCCGTCCCTGGCCGAAGGGATCGGAGAATCCCCTGAATACTACCAGCCGGACGGCGTTCATCCCAACAGCGAAGGTGTGGCGGTTATGGTTGAAAACATGTTCCCGGCATTCAAATCTTTTCTGAAGTCTATCTCCAGTTGAAAACAGCTCGTTTAAAGCTGCAATCCTTATTGTTTTTTTCCCGCCAGACATGTATCTTTTCTTCTAAATAATGGAGAGAAGATGGAAGAGAATAATGCCCCGGAGTCCCCGAAAGATAAAACCGGAACAGAAGAGCGGGAGAATATAAAAAAATCTCCTGAGCGTCCTTCTGTCGCCCTGATTATCGGTTCGGAAGGCATCAAGTCCTTCTGTGCCCTGCCTTTTATCGAATACCTGCAACAGGAAAAGGTCAATCTGGATCTTGTTATCGGGGTAAGCGGAGGTGCGCTTCTGGCCGGTTTCATGGGGGCGGGCTATGACCTCAAACAGATTCAGGAAGTCTTCTCCAAAACCGTGGACCCTCGTTTTTACACTGACGTGGACTACAACTCCGTGCTGGACATTGCCAGCACCGGTATGGGCAAATTCACAGCTGAATCAGGTATCCTGAAAACAGACTGCCTGCGCCGTACCTACGAAACCCTGTTCAAAAAAACGAATATTTCCGACCTCTCCCCCAAAACCCTGATCTCCACCACCGACCTTGAAACCGGCAAACCGGTCATCCTTGAAGAAGGCAACCTAGCTCAGGCAATCTATGCCAGCAGTGCCATCTATCCGCTCATGCCTCCGGGCAATGTGGACGGTAAACGACTCATTGACGGCGCATTTTCATCACCAGTGCCGATAATGGAATGTGTGAAAAGACAGATCGACATCATCATCGCCATTTATTTTGATGATGCCTGCAACCCGGAGCCGGACAGCTTTGTATCCAGCTATTTCAACACCTCACGCATCTTCAAACGCTCCATCCTGACCAGCCAGCTTCCCCTTTCAATTGACCTGCACCATCACGAAATCATTCCGGTTTATATCAAACATCCCCGGCCCATTGAACTCTGGGAGGTTAATAAACTCACTGAAATCGTGCATGCCGGAAAAGTAGCCTTTACCAATAAAAAGTCAGATTTTAATGAAGCTGTCTCGGAATTCAAAACCAAGACGAAACAGCGCGAAGCAGAACGCCAGAAAAAAGAAGCCGAGAAAAAGCTGGCGCAGGCAAAAATCGCAGCCGAAGATAAAAAGCACGAAGAGGCTGTGGAAAAAATGAAAAACGCAGCAACAGCAAAGAAGAAAACACAGCAGCCACAAACAGCTCCACACCCAGATGCATCGAAACCGGAAAAAAAGCGAACTTTCAAAATCATCAAGTCACGCAAAGAACGCAAAGGAAGCGGGTCATGAAAATTTTAACTTCATTGCTGGTCATATTCTGCTTGATGAGTTCTCCGCTTCATGCCGATGAAATCGTGCTGGGTACAATTTTCGGACTTAAGGGCAGCCAAGCCCCCACTGCACAGGAAGCCTTGAACGGTGCGTTGCTGGCAGTCCAGAAAATTAATAATTCCAAAAGCGGAACTAAGATCAGGCTGGAAGTGGAATCCAGCGCCGGTGAAACCACTGGAATCCTGAACAGTGCGAACAAGCTGGCCCAGTCCAAGGGAATCATAGCCGCCACCGGGATCATCGACGACAACACAGCACTCACCGCAGGGCCCGCATTTCAGGCCGTACAGCTCCCCTTTTTATGTACCGGGGCACAGGCTGACGCGCTCTCCTACGCCGGGACAAATATCTTCACTCTTGCCGTACCGGATATCAGAACCGGACAATTGTTGGCGGAATTCGCATGCAACATAATGCAGATCAGTAACATCCTGCTGGTCCGTTCTGATCTTGCGGACAGCACCGCCCGACAGGCAGACAGCTTTGCCCGCCGTTTCAAGCAGAACAAAGGCAATATAATGGCTGAAATGCGCATCACCGAACCGGACCCGGATTTATCTTTCATCAGTGAAAAACTGAAAGACCTTGCCCCGCCGCCGCCAGCAAACAGCACTGTTATCAATGAAACAGTAGGAGCCAGTGACTTTGTGGACAGCGCGGTAGGTCTCACCATCCAAAAAAGAGATACAAACCCCGCCAAGCCGCAAGTGGAAGCGGTGGTAGTCTTCGCCCCGGCCCGCATCGGGGCAAAGCTGCTTGAACAGCTCAAAAATGACCGGCAGGTCTATCCTATCCTCGGTGGGACTTCATTTGACAATGTCCCCATGCAGCAGACCATGAAAGCATACCCGTCAAGAATCTACTTTGCCTCGCAAGCGGCCATGGACCGCGAAGCACCGCTGGTCCGCTCATTTGTAAACTCTTACAAATCTCTTTTCGGAAGCACGCCCGAAACAGGATATGCCGCACTGGGCTTTGATTCCGTCATGCTTTTAGCAGCCACTGCGAAAAGGCACGGCTCAACGTCAACGGCAATCCGTAACGGACTGCCGCTTATCAAAGATTTCGAAGGAGTCTGTGGAAAGATTTCTTTTCAGGAAAATGGTGCGGAAAAACCGCTCTACATCATGCAGGTGGAGTCTGGACAGAAATCCATGGCGACCAGTTTGGACTAATACAAATAAGTTCAGGAAGATAAGCATATATCTAGAAAGACATAATCTCCTCTATCCATTATGAAAAATAAATGAGATTGCAGTACCTGTCTCCGCAGAGGTTTCCATTTCAATTTTACCAAGCTGGGCTTCCATCAGCAACCGGGCACTGTAACTCCCAAGCCCAAGACCATTTTTCTTACCTGAAGTTGAATACTTCTCAAAAAAAACCTCGTGTATTTCAGCAGGAACACTCCCGAAATTATGAATTTTCACAACAGGAACATCACCACCAAAAATAGAAACCGTGACCTGCTCACCACTTGGTGAAGCTTCTAAAGCATTCTTTAAAATATTGGAAAACATGGACTGACAAAAGTCATCCCTTCCTTTAACCAGTAAAGGATCATCCCCTTCCTGTATCTGCTCATCATCGAACTGCAATATGATTTTAATATCATTTGCAGCGGCAAAACGTTCATACTCCCGGACAATTTTCAACAAAATAAATTTAATATCTATCACTTCCGGAACATACCTATATGTTCCAGTTTCAATCTGATAGAGGTTCAATGAAGAATTAATCTGGTTCAGCATTCGCATCCCAGCCTCCTCAATCATTTTGAGACACTGGACCTGCTCTTCATTAAGCCCGCCTTCCTCAGCAATAATCACAGGAAGATTGATGATACCGTTCAAGGGAGCTTTGAGATCATGGCGCATTATTCTATCCACATCTTCCCGGAGATTTTCCAGATCCTTACGGCCTGAAATATCCTCCAAAGTCCAGATAATACCTTTTTCAAGCTCAGGCGGTGCCACTCCGCGCCCTGTGACACTACCCCAGACAACACTTCCGTCCTTATGCCTGAGCTGCAATTCACGTTGAACAATTTTCCCCTCTTCAAGAGGGCTTTTGACTGACTTCCAAAAATCAGCAAAAATCTTTTCAGAAAGATATAACTTTTTAGTACTCTCACCCTGAAGTTCATCAAGCTGATACCCTACCACCTCACAAAACCGAGAATTTACCCTGTGAACGACCCTTAACGATTTCATATAGGCGATACCGATGGCACTGTTTTCGAAGAGTGCCTCAAATTCGGAAAGAGAGTGCTCGAGTTCCAAGTCTTTACGCCGTTTAGAAGCTGTAATTACAACCATGAGCCACAACACCGGAATATATATTACCGTCGCCAGTACATATGGCAAAGTAGATTGTTTCCAAACTTCACCGGAAGAGACATGCGTTACCAGCTTCCATTTCCGCACTTTATAAGACTCAGCACCAGCGACAGTTTCGCCATTTTCTTGGGGTGAAAGAACTATTGTCTTAAAAGTAAACAGCCCATCATCGGTAAGAAACTGCCCGGACTCATTTTCATAAATACGTGCCCAAATTCCAGGATACAAATCTTCAAACGAACACTGCTTCCTGTCTGGAAACATAAAAGACCAGTTGCAATCTTCAGAACCACCCAAAAGCCACTGCCCGGCTTGATTCAAGAACATAAGTTTACCGCGCGAACCACAGGAAACATGATCCAAATTCACCAATGTATTCTGAGCAAGAAAATTCACAACCAGCACACCGGTCTTGTTTCCATCAGCATCAAAAAGAGGGGCAGCAGCACGCATCATGGGCTTGAAAGGCTCTTCAACCTTTCCCTTCTCAACATTCAGATCAAATGGCGAAACATAAAACTGTTCGGGACCAAGCCTGATTGCCTCTTTGAAATAATACCTTTCAGACTTATCCTGAAGATCACTCCCTTCAACAAAATATGCGCCGTCATCTCCGTAGTTAACCCTCACGACCTCCATTCCGCCTGTATCAAGAATTCTAATCTGATCAAATCGGCCGGAAACATTTGAAAAATGGCGAAATTCATCTTTAAGAATAGAAAAAGAGACTTCCTTTTGCTCTTCATCAAGCTTATGCAAAGAGTCATGCCCCATCAAAAAACGTAAGCCGGAAATCATCTTGTTCATTTCCAGTTCGGTACTGACCGCTGTAGACCGGACAAAAGAAGACTCAACATTGCGAAGCAATTCCATATGTGTTGCGGACTCCCGGTAAGCACTGCCGAACGCAGCGATTCCGAGAATAAGAGCAATAGGAAAAATAGGGCTCAATACCCAGGTACGGCAAAATGTTTTACATTCAATCATCAAAGGTCTTCTCCGCTAAAAACAGAGTGAAATAAAAGATTACTCATTCTAGCACCCGAACAACTCTGCTACAAACAATTTTCCTGTTTTTATGACACAAGCTATTTATCCTGTTCTACGTCCTGCTACCCCTCACTTTCGTCTTCATCCAAACTGTGCCGCACGGCCCGCACGAGAAAAAATATCAGCGCAGCCGCAACAGCCAGCACCCCAAGCATTTCCCAGTTAACGGTCCCCATACGCACCCCGGAAGAAAGCAAGTGCCCTCCGGCTGTCAGAAATACAGTTTCAGGAATCAGGCAAACCACACTCATGATCAAAAATGGCAAAAAACGCACTCCTGTAGCCGCCCAGAGGTAATTAGCCACTGAATATGGAACCACGGGGACAATCCTGCTCAAAGCCAGGACTTTGAGCGGATGTTTGCGGCTGAGCATCTCCATTTTCATAAAATTAGGATCAGTGCGAAACTTCTTAAACACTCGCCCCCGCAACACAAACCGGCCCAGAAAAAAAGATATGGACGATCCCACTGCCATGCTCAGCAGACACATACCAGTTCCCTTGACCGCGCCGAAAAGAACCCCGGCCACAACAGTAAAAAGGGTCTGGGGAATAACCAGCACCATGCCCACAACATTTATGGCGACAAACAAAAACGGGGCTAAATTTCCACTAGCCTCAATCCATGCTGTCAGACCGGATAGATGCCCTTGCCCATAATGCTCAGCTGCAAATGAAAGCACACCGACGGCCAACGCAACCATTATTCCATGCAGAAATATTTTTTTTGAATGCATATTTTCCCACTTCACTTGATGCTTTAAATATCATACCGTCACGGTCGGTTGTTCGCGTGACATCCATTAAAGATAAGGATAACAAACGCTGACCGACTCAAAGTTTAATTACTGAAAAATTTTAGTTCAGAAAACAATAATCAGGGGAAAATATGCGCTACGAACTTAAACTCATGGACACACTTTCCGGAACCGGATGCTTTGCCGCGTTCCCCGGTCCCAACCTGAGCTTCTCCGAAGTACTGGCCCACTTGGAAACACATCCGCATGACGAATTCATGCATCGTCATATGCTTGAAATGCTCGGAAAACACCGCACCCGCAAGATCCAGAAGCTGATCAAGGAAATCAAGGGCGACCCTAAAAAGAAAGTACTCGCCGCGCTTATCTACGAAGCTGTCATCACTCACCCCCGCCTCGCCTCCCTGCGTACCGAGGTGCAAGCAACCTTTGACGCTGAAGAGCTCAAGGAATTCAGTCCGACCCTGCATCTGCGTTCCCACCTGCTGGCTGACCAGCCGTTGCACAACAAATGGACCTGTATTTTCTCCGACAACATGGAAATGCATGAATGCCTGCCCACAATGGAAGAAGCGGGAATTGAGCCACTCTACAGCAAAGAAGACCTGCCATCCAAAGATTTCACCACCGCCTCCACTATTCGTGAAAAGCTGGAAGCTGAAAACAACCTGCCCCCGGCCAAAGAACGCGCCCCTATTGAGGAAGTAACAGCCAACGCCAACAAGAAACTTGAAGCTGTAGACGTATTCATGGGCCCCCAGATGCGCCAAAAGGGATGCCTCAGCCCCTTTGCAGTACTCCATCATTGGATGGTTGAAAACCGCACTGACAACGGAAGCCTGAGTAACTCCCTGCGCGCCATGCAGACCAGTTATGGACGTGGATTCACCTTTGAGCAGGCCTGTGTCTCCTGTGCCATGGAAGTAGCCGAAAGGGTTAGTTCCTATGCCAGTATCGGCAAATCCGGGATTGCGAACCGCACTGCCACACTGCCCGTAATTAAAGGATCATACGAAGAAATTTCCAAGGAAGGACCGGCAATCAACCCGGACGATCTCGGGCTTGAAACTCCGTACGAGAATCAGCAATTATGGTGGATGCCGGCGGAAAAATTTGACGGGAAAAAACATGTACAGGCACAAGTTCCGGTGCAGCACGTTTTCCTGTTCTGCAACCTTGATGAACAGAACCTGTTCAGCGGCCTCAGCTCCACCGGACTTGCTTCCGGCAACACCATGGCTGAAGCGCGCCTCAGCGGACTGCTGGAAGTTCTGGAACGTGACAGCGATTCCACCATCCCCTTTGATAAGGAAAAATGCTTCACCATTAAAACCGATGATGAAGAAGTACAGAAGCATCTCAATGCGCTGGAACAAAGCGGAATCAAGGTCTGGTTTCAAGATATGACCTCCGAACTTGGCGTTCCCTGTTACACCGCCTTTGCAATGGGCAAGCACGGAGACATCAACAATGGCGGCGGCTGTTCGCTTTCCGGCAAACGCGCTCTACTCTCAGCACTGACCGAAATTCCTTACCCCCTCCCCGGACCTCCAACTGCCGAAGTGCCCGAAGGACTTCCGGTCCGCAAACTGGAAGATCTTCCCGACCTGAGTACTGGAAGCGCGGAAGGTGATGTGATGGTCATTGAAAACACACTGACTGCCAACGGCTTCGCCCCATACTACGTGGACCTGACCCGTAAGGATCTCGAAATCCCGGTAACAAGGGCAATCATACCCGGCCTAGAAATTGTTTCAGACCTCGACAAGTTCTCGAGAATCAGCAAAAGACTGTACCGGAACTATCTCGACATGAAAAATCTTTTGTAATAAGCTGCCTACAGGCTTGACTACGCGATAGAGTCAGTATATCAAGCATTACTTCGTGCCGGGATGGTGGAATTGGTAGACACCCGAGACTTAAAATCTCGTAATCCTTGGATTGTGCGGGTTCAAGTCCCGCTCCCGGTACCAGATAAAAAATTAAAGGTTTACATGCAAATATAATTTTGTATGTAAACCTTTTCTCTTTTGTAACTAGCGATATTAAACTGAACAAAAAAATCAGCAATCTTCCTTCAAGCCAAAACTAATCATCCGGAAACTCCTCCCGGACAGCAAAAATTTCAGAAAGACAATTCAGAAAGACATTAACCACTCTGGGGTCGAAGTGCTTACCCGATTCTTTTTTAATATATTCTACCGCCTCATCCATGGGACATGCTGTTTTATAAGGGCGAGCAGAGGTCAAGGCATCAAAAACATCGCTTATTGCAGTTATGCGGGCGAAAATAGGAATGACATCTCCCTTTAATCCCTCTGGGTAGCCCTGCCCGTCCCATCTTTCATGATGATATCTGGCAATCTGGGAAGCAGCCCAGATAACTTCCGAGGGATGATCACCCATAATTTCCCCGCCTACGGCTGAATGGGATTTCATGATCTCCCACTCTTCTGGGGTCAACGGTCCTGGTTTAAGTAAAATGGAATCAGGTATGGCGATCTTGCCCACATCATGCATGGGACTGGCGTAAAGTATAATCTCGCAAGCCTCGTCATCAAACCCCATTCCACGGGCAATAATCTCCGCCACCTTACTCACCCGCATAACGTGTGCCCCGGTCTGATTATCCCGAAATTCCCCGGCCCGCCCCAGTCTTTGTACAACCTCAAGCTGAGTTTCGCGGATAGCCTTTGTCCTGCGCCGGACCTCAGCCTCAAGTATATCCCCGCGCTCTACCTGCTGCTTGTAGTAATACCGGCTCTCCAGCATATTTTTGATCCGTAATAGAACTTCCCAGAACTGAAAGGGCTTAGTCAAAAAATCGGTTGCTCCGGCCTCAAGAGCTTCCTGCCGAGTCTTCTCATCAGTCTGCGCTGTAAGCACAAGAACAGGCAAAAATTCATCCTTAATCTGTTCTTTCAAAGCCTCTAGAACCTCTATTCCACTCATATGCGGCATCCTGATATCCAGCAGGATCAAATCAAAATGCTCTTCAGCGTTAAGGGGAACCACAGTCCGTGGATCGGCGGTAGAAGTGTAATTTTCATACCCCTTGCGCTCAAGTATATTCTCCAGCAACACAATATTCGTAGGATTGTCATCAACAATCAATATGCTGGAATCAAGTAATGTTTTCTCATCAATCATCTATTTTTCCTTACTTTCCATCAAAATCTGCCGTAATCCCTCAAGAGTTACAGGCAAGTCCAGAACAACATCAGCTCCATGAGAACTACCGCTACCCAGCAGAGCAATAAACGGAGCCCATTCCCCTGAACCTTGCTCACGAATTTCTGCAATTATTCCTTCAACAAATTCCCCGGCCAATTCTTCACTGACAATCACCACATCCGGGCGAAGTAAAGAAACTGCCCGCATCCCTTTTGCGATTGTTTTGCGAACAATGAGCGCGCAGCCCCCCCAACCGGAAACAAGCCCCCGGAACTCTTCAAGAGTGGCGGTATCGTCTTCAATGAACAAAATCGTAGGTAAATCATCTTCAGAATCAATAACATCAGGCTCAAAGACAATATCATCAATCCCGGCAACAAGAACAGGAATTGTAACTGTAAAAGTAGTACCCCTGCCTTCAAGGCTGGAAAAAATAATACTTCCACCCATGGCTTCAATCAACTGCCGGGAAATTGCCAGCCCTATACCGGTTCCCTCAATTTCAAATTCCTTATCCGAAAAGCGACTGAACGGCTTAAAAAGATCCTCGTGCCTGCTTTCCGGAATACCAATCCCGGTATCAGCAACTGCCAACAGGACCTCATTACCACGGACAACACCGGAGATTTCGACCTTTCCCCCCTCATGGTTATATTTAATCCCATTAGAAAGAAGATTAATTAAAACCTGCTTAAACCGAGTCCTGTCGACATTAAGTTCAGGCAAATCTTCCACACTGGAGTCGACATGTATTGCCACTCCGCACTCCAAGGCCTGCTGCTCCAGAAGCACAGTCGACTCTTGAATAATCTCACCCGCAGTAACAGGCTCAAGACAGATTGCAATATTGCCGGACTCAATCATCGAAAAATCGAGGACTTCAGTTATCATCTTCAACAAATGCTGCCCGGCAGCAGCGATATGCTTTACATGGGAACGTATCTTGCTGGTAACTTCATCATCCTCGCAGCTCAACACTATATCAGAAAATCCGACAATAGCATTAAGCGGAGTCCTCAATTCATGACTCATGCGGGAAAGGAACTCGGTTTTTGCCTTGCTTACGGAATCTGCAGACTTGAGCGCATTTTTAAGCTGTTCTTCAGCCGAAATCCGATCTGTGACATCCACAAAACTCTCCAATAGAAAACTATCTCCGCCTCTTTTAAACGGCACAACGGTTTTCAAAACAGATTTCCCGTTGGCAAGCCTGCGCACGGCATGGTCAATTCCCTGTCCAAGATCAGTAACCGGGCATTTACCAACTTCTGCCGGACATATATATTTATGACATACCGCTCCCAAAGCATCTTCCCTGTTCACGCCGATAATCCGGGCTGCGGTCTCGTTCATATCCACAATCGTGTGGGTGCTGGACGCAATAACTACAACCCCGGCCTGTACTCCCTGCAAAACAGCATTGGTATAGTCCTGCTGATCCTTGAGCCGTTTTTCCATTTCAATTCGCTGGCTGATATCCATAAAAGCCTCAAGAATAAGCCGCTCCCCGGAAAGAGTGATATATGCAGCATTCTTTAAGACCGTTATCTTACGACCTGTGGCGGTTTTGATCTCCACTTCATTGACATAAGGACCTTCAAATTCACAAATAAACGGACAGGAGTCTTCAGACGAAAGGCAAAAAACTTTATCGCAACGGGTTCCCAGCACCTTATCCACAGAATCTGCCTCAAAAAGACGCAATGCCTCAGAGTTGACTTTAATAACTTCCCTGCGTTCATTGACAATAGCCATCCCCACAGGAATTGAATCAAGGATGGTTTCAATAGCCAACTTAGCCTCTTCAAGGTTGCGGGACTTTGCTTCACGATCATCCAGAATAGACCGGATATTAAAAAGAATCCTAAAAAAGAGAAACAAACAAACCGGAAGGGTAAAAGCCAGCACAGCAATCCTTGTGCTGTTCATCCTGCTTGAGGCCTGCTTTTTTAATAAATCAAGACGCTCTATTTCAATCTGAGTTTCATGGAAAATCTTACTGGATGATTCTCTGGCCCGGAGAATGAGCGCGGCAATCTGCATAGCCCTGAAATCCAGCGCATCATGAACTTTTTCATGTAAAGGCTGCTCTTTCTCACTCAGCATTTTCCGCAAGGCGGAATAAATGCCGGCAATTGCCTCTTCCAGCTCAAAGACCTTGGGATTAAGATCAATAACCTCCATGGCATATCCGGCCCCTTTCTCCCTGTGAAAAGTAATCTGCTCATCAACTTTGTCTTTATCATAAAAATTAGCCGGAAAACTGTTCTTAAAAGTGCCTCCGCTTTGAAGGACAGTCAGAGTATCACCAAGCTTGCTCAGGCTATGGTTGATATCAGAATTAATAACTTCAACCTTACGCAGATCGGTTGTATCCAGCATCCTCGCCACTCCAAGCTCGATCATAAGCAGGCGATGCATAATCGCCTTACCCAGCTCGGACCGGGCCTGCTGATTACTAATTTCGCGATCATAACGGTCCAGAGTATTCAACTGTACCCGGTCCACCACAAAAATAACCGCAAAAGCCATAAAAAAGATTAGGCAAAGCAGAAGCACTTTGAAAGTAATTTGCTCTTTCAACAAGCCGGAGAGCTTCTTATTTAACATCATATAATCCGTATTTATTAAATATTGCCCGTCCTTCGGTACTGGACGCATACTCCATAAAAACTTTGGAAATATCAGGGTAACGGGAAAATCTAAGCAGCCCGATTATCAATTTCTTTTTCCCGGCATATTCACCGCTGATCGGCAGAACGCTTATACTCTCCCTGTTTTCAGGCCAGATGGATGTCGCGTACCAATTAATAACCAAGTCCGCCTCATCATCTTTAATGACCCGGACAAGATCCTTGGAATCGGTTGTCATCATCTGCACATTTTCAGCAACCTCGGTGAAGATACCCTTTTTAGCCAAAATCTTCTTGGTTTCCCTTCCGATACTGCCGCTTTCAGGATTACCGATAACAACATAAAAATTGCTATCCGCCATACTGTCCAGAGTATCCGGAATATTTCTGGGGTTACCTTTTTTGACCATCATTGCTGCCTTGTTAAATCCCACATGTACAGTATCCGTAACCAGTCCCTGCTCAAGTGCCGCCTGAATATATGAACCTGAACCCGGCAGATATAGATCCCCCATCATATTAGCTTTAATGGATTTCAAGAGATTTCCGGACCCGCCCTTAGTGATCAGCACCTTACAGTCGTATTTTTCTTCAATAATCCCCGCAATCTCAGTCATGGGTTTGATCATGGTGATACCACAATAAACCAGCAACTCTTTTTCCTGTTCAACTCCCTGCTCCTGACATCCGGGCAGAAGCAGCAAAGCCAGAAAAAAAACTGTCAGGACGTAAAACTTGTTTTTATTCTCTATTAAATAAAATATCTTCATTATTTTCCCTGATTAAACTTAATGGGACTCAAAAAAAACATGCCATATCCTTTCAAAAAACTGAATCAAATATTGTGATTCTTCACGACACATGTATAATTATAAAAGTTGTTTTTTTATTCGACAACTAACCAGGCTTTATAAATCATACATGAAAAAAAATATTCCTCTTTATATCAATATATTGACCATCTTCACAACACTGATCAGTGCAATAGTCCTTTGTGTCGTTGTCTATGGCTATGTGCAGAATTCCCGTATCGCATTATTCTCAGCTGAACAGCTGGTAAAACAGACCGGGGCAGGCAGGCGGTTATGAATATCTTATTCGGACTTTCCGCATAGAAAACCGATACATAAAAATGCCCGTAAAGGGAGTGGAAGAAAACACAATTGCAGCCGAGCTCGCGGCGGCACGGGCCAACGGAACCGGACCGGGTATGATCAGTTGTTCTTTGAATCTTATGATATATTTCAGTAAAAAAGGATGGATTAGTGCTGTGCGACTGAAAAAGTTATGGACCATGTGGGCAAAGAGAAATTCTTCTCCGGACCGCTGGGAAAATAAGTAAAAACTAGGAGCCCCCCCCGAGAGAATCAAGAGCATTCATAAGCTCCAGCCTGACCTTCTCGCGGTCCTGCCCTGACAATTTTTCCTGATTAAGGAAAAAATTGAAACCATCACAACTCTGCCGGAAAACTTTTTCCCCTGCACAGCTGTCGTCATTAACATTCAGTACTGAAAAAGGTTTAACCTCACGCCTGATACCCTTGACCCGGATAGGCTCACGCTCTTCAGTCTCCACCAGATCCTTCACCAGAGCATAAGTTTCATACGACATCAGGATTCCACCGGGGTCACAACTGGACTCCAAACGAGCAGCGAGATTCACCTCTCCGCCGATAATGGTATAATCCATACGGTCTTCACTGCCGAAATTG
This Desulfovibrio sp. JC022 DNA region includes the following protein-coding sequences:
- a CDS encoding arylesterase is translated as MAKITLAAFGDSLTEGYGLPAYSSLPAQLERRLLEEGFHVAINNFGLSGDTSADGLFRLADVIESKPEAAYIEFGANDCFQLMDPQQTKLNISSMVEAFQEAAIPVLLLGFKPMNFTPQSYATEFNSIFREVAEKFSIPLYPSLAEGIGESPEYYQPDGVHPNSEGVAVMVENMFPAFKSFLKSISS
- a CDS encoding YcaO-like family protein; the protein is MRYELKLMDTLSGTGCFAAFPGPNLSFSEVLAHLETHPHDEFMHRHMLEMLGKHRTRKIQKLIKEIKGDPKKKVLAALIYEAVITHPRLASLRTEVQATFDAEELKEFSPTLHLRSHLLADQPLHNKWTCIFSDNMEMHECLPTMEEAGIEPLYSKEDLPSKDFTTASTIREKLEAENNLPPAKERAPIEEVTANANKKLEAVDVFMGPQMRQKGCLSPFAVLHHWMVENRTDNGSLSNSLRAMQTSYGRGFTFEQACVSCAMEVAERVSSYASIGKSGIANRTATLPVIKGSYEEISKEGPAINPDDLGLETPYENQQLWWMPAEKFDGKKHVQAQVPVQHVFLFCNLDEQNLFSGLSSTGLASGNTMAEARLSGLLEVLERDSDSTIPFDKEKCFTIKTDDEEVQKHLNALEQSGIKVWFQDMTSELGVPCYTAFAMGKHGDINNGGGCSLSGKRALLSALTEIPYPLPGPPTAEVPEGLPVRKLEDLPDLSTGSAEGDVMVIENTLTANGFAPYYVDLTRKDLEIPVTRAIIPGLEIVSDLDKFSRISKRLYRNYLDMKNLL
- a CDS encoding PAS domain S-box protein — its product is MIECKTFCRTWVLSPIFPIALILGIAAFGSAYRESATHMELLRNVESSFVRSTAVSTELEMNKMISGLRFLMGHDSLHKLDEEQKEVSFSILKDEFRHFSNVSGRFDQIRILDTGGMEVVRVNYGDDGAYFVEGSDLQDKSERYYFKEAIRLGPEQFYVSPFDLNVEKGKVEEPFKPMMRAAAPLFDADGNKTGVLVVNFLAQNTLVNLDHVSCGSRGKLMFLNQAGQWLLGGSEDCNWSFMFPDRKQCSFEDLYPGIWARIYENESGQFLTDDGLFTFKTIVLSPQENGETVAGAESYKVRKWKLVTHVSSGEVWKQSTLPYVLATVIYIPVLWLMVVITASKRRKDLELEHSLSEFEALFENSAIGIAYMKSLRVVHRVNSRFCEVVGYQLDELQGESTKKLYLSEKIFADFWKSVKSPLEEGKIVQRELQLRHKDGSVVWGSVTGRGVAPPELEKGIIWTLEDISGRKDLENLREDVDRIMRHDLKAPLNGIINLPVIIAEEGGLNEEQVQCLKMIEEAGMRMLNQINSSLNLYQIETGTYRYVPEVIDIKFILLKIVREYERFAAANDIKIILQFDDEQIQEGDDPLLVKGRDDFCQSMFSNILKNALEASPSGEQVTVSIFGGDVPVVKIHNFGSVPAEIHEVFFEKYSTSGKKNGLGLGSYSARLLMEAQLGKIEMETSAETGTAISFIFHNG
- a CDS encoding patatin-like phospholipase family protein translates to MEENNAPESPKDKTGTEERENIKKSPERPSVALIIGSEGIKSFCALPFIEYLQQEKVNLDLVIGVSGGALLAGFMGAGYDLKQIQEVFSKTVDPRFYTDVDYNSVLDIASTGMGKFTAESGILKTDCLRRTYETLFKKTNISDLSPKTLISTTDLETGKPVILEEGNLAQAIYASSAIYPLMPPGNVDGKRLIDGAFSSPVPIMECVKRQIDIIIAIYFDDACNPEPDSFVSSYFNTSRIFKRSILTSQLPLSIDLHHHEIIPVYIKHPRPIELWEVNKLTEIVHAGKVAFTNKKSDFNEAVSEFKTKTKQREAERQKKEAEKKLAQAKIAAEDKKHEEAVEKMKNAATAKKKTQQPQTAPHPDASKPEKKRTFKIIKSRKERKGSGS
- a CDS encoding ABC transporter substrate-binding protein, translated to MKILTSLLVIFCLMSSPLHADEIVLGTIFGLKGSQAPTAQEALNGALLAVQKINNSKSGTKIRLEVESSAGETTGILNSANKLAQSKGIIAATGIIDDNTALTAGPAFQAVQLPFLCTGAQADALSYAGTNIFTLAVPDIRTGQLLAEFACNIMQISNILLVRSDLADSTARQADSFARRFKQNKGNIMAEMRITEPDPDLSFISEKLKDLAPPPPANSTVINETVGASDFVDSAVGLTIQKRDTNPAKPQVEAVVVFAPARIGAKLLEQLKNDRQVYPILGGTSFDNVPMQQTMKAYPSRIYFASQAAMDREAPLVRSFVNSYKSLFGSTPETGYAALGFDSVMLLAATAKRHGSTSTAIRNGLPLIKDFEGVCGKISFQENGAEKPLYIMQVESGQKSMATSLD
- a CDS encoding TVP38/TMEM64 family protein, whose translation is MHSKKIFLHGIMVALAVGVLSFAAEHYGQGHLSGLTAWIEASGNLAPFLFVAINVVGMVLVIPQTLFTVVAGVLFGAVKGTGMCLLSMAVGSSISFFLGRFVLRGRVFKKFRTDPNFMKMEMLSRKHPLKVLALSRIVPVVPYSVANYLWAATGVRFLPFLIMSVVCLIPETVFLTAGGHLLSSGVRMGTVNWEMLGVLAVAAALIFFLVRAVRHSLDEDESEG